From a single Phragmites australis chromosome 7, lpPhrAust1.1, whole genome shotgun sequence genomic region:
- the LOC133924220 gene encoding cellulose synthase-like protein H1: protein MASAKKLQLQERVPIGRTAWKLADLVVLSLLLALLASRTASLASGAAPPCWLTALVCESWFTLVWLLNMNGKWNPVLFDTHPERLSERIDELPAVDMFVTTADPKLEPPVVTVNTVLSLLAVDYPAGKLACYVSDDGCSPVTCYALREAAEFAKLWVPFCRRHVVGVRVPFVYFSSGPDYGAASHELLAEWTSMKSEYEKLVSRIKNVDEGSLVRRGNGEFAEFLGAERTNHPTIVKVLWDNSKSRAGEGFPSLIYISREKSPRYRHHFKAGAMNVLTRVSALLTNAPFMLNVDCDMFANNPQVVLHGMCLLLGFDGEVHSGFVQAPQRFYGALKDDPFGNQMEVIFKKLGFGIAGLQGMFYGGTGCFHRRKVIYGLPPDSTTDDKPRRTKGSPSYKELQMKFGGSKQLIESARSVISEDVLAAAPMVDISSRIEVAKEVSASNYEIGTCWGQEVGWVYGSVTEDILTGQRIHAAGWRSALLETDPPAFLGSAPTGGPASLTQYKRWATGLLEIFLSRNNPFLLSIFKHLEFRQCLGYLVLYIWPVRASFELCYALLGPYCLLANRSFLPKASEPGFIVPLALFLTFNLYYLMEYMDCRLSARAWWNNHRMQRIVSASAWLLAFLTVLLKTLGLSETVFEVTRKDQSTPDGDASANDADPGRFTFDSSPVFIPVTALTILNIVAIAVGAWRALVGAAEGVPGGPGVGEFVCCGWLVLCFLPFVRGLVGKGSYGIPWSVKLKAALIVAAFLHLCRRN, encoded by the exons ATGGCCAGCGCCAAGAAGCTGCAGCTGCAGGAGAGGGTTCCCATTGGCCGCACGGCGTGGAAGCTGGCCGACCTCGTcgttctctccctcctccttgccCTCCTCGCCAGCCGCACCGCCTCTCTAGCCAGCGGCGCTGCGCCGCCGTGCTGGCTCACCGCGCTTGTCTGCGAGTCGTGGTTCACGCTCGTGTGGCTCCTCAACATGAACGGCAAGTGGAACCCCGTCCTGTTCGACACGCACCCCGAACGCCTCTCCGAGAG gatcgacgagctgccggCGGTGGACATGTTCGTGACGACGGCGGACCCGAAGCTGGAGCCACCGGTGGTGACGGTGAACACGGTGCTCTCACTGCTCGCGGTGGACTACCCGGCCGGCAAGCTGGCGTGCTACGTCTCCGACGACGGCTGCTCGCCGGTGACGTGCTACGCTTTGCGCGAGGCCGCGGAGTTTGCCAAGCTCTGGGTGCCGTTCTGCAGGAGGCACGTCGTCGGGGTCAGGGTCCCCTTCGTCTACTTCTCCTCGGGGCCGGATTACGGCGCGGCCAGTCACGAGCTCTTGGCCGAATGGACATCCATGAAG AGCGAGTATGAGAAGCTGGTCAGCCGGATCAAGAACGTCGACGAGGGCTCCCTCGTGCGGCGCGGCAACGGCGAGTTCGCTGAGTTCTTGGGTGCTGAGCGCACGAACCACCCGACAATAGTCAAG GTCCTGTGGGACAACAGCAAGAGCAGGGCAGGAGAAGGGTTCCCGAGTCTCATCTACATCTCAAGGGAAAAGAGCCCCAGATACCGCCACCACTTCAAGGCCGGGGCCATGAATGTCCTG ACAAGGGTGTCCGCCTTGCTGACCAACGCGCCCTTCATGCTGAACGTGGATTGCGACATGTTCGCAAACAACCCGCAGGTCGTGCTTCACGGCATGTGCCTCCTGCTGGGGTTCGATGGCGAGGTCCACAGCGGGTTCGTGCAGGCGCCGCAGAGATTCTACGGCGCCCTCAAGGATGATCCTTTTGGGAATCAGATGGAGGTTATATTTAAG AAACTTGGATTTGGAATCGCCGGACTTCAGGGCATGTTCTACGGTGGGACGGGTTGCTTTCACCGAAGGAAAGTCATTTACGGCTTGCCACCGGACTCCACCACAGATGACAAACCCAGAAGGACAAAAG GTTCACCGTCTTACAAGGAGCTGCAGATGAAATTTGGCGGTTCAAAACAATTGATAGAATCAGCTAGGAGTGTCATTTCTGAAGACGTGCTCGCAGCAGCGCCAATGGTAGATATATCGAGTCGCATCGAGGTGGCAAAGGAGGTGTCTGCCAGCAACTATGAGATCGGCACATGTTGGGGTCAGGAG GTTGGCTGGGTTTATGGGTCGGTGACGGAGGACATTCTTACCGGGCAGCGCATCCATGCTGCTGGCTGGAGATCGGCACTCTTGGAAACGGACCCGCCGGCGTTCCTAGGTAGCGCACCGACCGGAGGGCCGGCCAGCTTAACCCAGTACAAGAGATGGGCAACAGGCCTTTTGGAGATATTCCTAAGCCGCAATAACCCGTTCCTTCTCTCTATCTTCAAGCATCTCGAGTTCCGGCAATGCCTTGGTTACCTGGTCCTCTACATTTGGCCGGTAAGAGCGTCTTTTGAGCTCTGCTATGCGCTGCTGGGACCTTACTGCCTCCTTGCAAACAGATCTTTTTTGCCAAAG GCATCAGAACCTGGTTTCATCGTCCCGTTAGCCCTATTCTTGACCTTCAACCTATACTACCTCATGGAGTACATGGACTGCCGGCTCTCGGCCCGCGCCTGGTGGAACAACCACAGGATGCAGCGGATCGTCTCAGCCTCCGCCTGGCTCCTCGCGTTCCTCACCGTGCTCCTCAAGACCCTGGGCCTCTCCGAGACGGTGTTCGAGGTCACCCGCAAGGACCAGAGCACACCCGACGGCGACGCCAGTGCCAACGACGCCGACCCCGGGCGGTTCACCTTTGACTCGTCGCCGGTGTTCATCCCCGTGACAGCGCTCACAATCTTGAACATCGTCGCGATCGCCGTCGGAGCATGGCGGGCGCTCGTCGGCGCGGCGGAAGGCGTGCCCGGTGGCCCGGGCGTCGGGGAGTTCGTATGCTGCGGCTGGCTGGTGCTGTGCTTCTTGCCGTTTGTGAGGGGACTCGTGGGCAAGGGAAGCTACGGCATCCCATGGAGTGTCAAGCTGAAGGCTGCTCTGATCGTGGCCGCGTTCCTGCACCTCTGCAGAAGAAATTAA